The Candidatus Nitrospira nitrificans sequence ATGACGCCTGCCCAACTTGCCAAAGTGCTCCTGGTTCAGGCCTGCGAAGAACATGATCCGGACCACAAGTTTATTTTGCGGTACGAGCGGGAGTTGCCTCGTCATGAAAGATTCGATCCTCAAGGTGACAAGTCCCTGGAAGATCCTGCCCGCCATGGAGAGGCTTCGGTCATTGAGCGGGCTGAATACATCATCGATCGGCTGACTCAGAAACATCCCGCGCTCGCTTCGGCTTTCGCCGTTCTGCGAATCAAGACGCCGGTCACGCTGCTGATCGGCTGTGCTGTGATCGGAGGCTTTCTCGCTGACCCGATAGGCCCTGCGGGTCAGATTAACCTCCTGAATTTTCCTCTTCTCACCCTTCTCCTCTGGAATGCGGTTGTCTATGCCGGTGTGCTCTACGACATGATCGTGCCGCGACCGTCGCGAGATCGGTCGCAGCCAGGCCTGGAGGGGCTGGTGGAATGGCTTCTGGGACTCGGTGTGAAGGGACGGCTCAGCCGACTTCGGTCTGATCGCGCACAGGGTTCCGACGAACAGCGATGGATTGCAGCATCCCTTGCGATGTACGCCGCGCGCCTGCTCCACGGCGGCCGTGAATTGTTGATCTCCCATGCCCGCAGTCTGCTCCACGCGGCTGCGGCCGCGCTGGCGATCGGCGTGATCGCGGGACTCTACCTGCGTGGGTTCAGTTTTCTGTACAAGGCGGGATGGGACAGCACGTTCATGGGTGCCAAGGGCGTCCACACCTTTCTCTCCGTCCTCTTCGCGCCGGCAAGTTGGCTGTTGGGGACCCCGATGCCCGGCGTGGAAGCCATCGTTGACCTGCAAGGCACAGCCAGGGCCAATGCGGCGATCTGGATTCATTTCTGGGCGATGACGACGATACTCTTCATTGTCCTGCCGCGGACCTTGCTGGCCGCGGCGGCCTGGAGGCGTACGGCTCGTCTGGCCGGTGCGATGCATCTGCCGAGCAATGAGCCGTATTTCCGGCGACTGCTGAATCCTTACCGAGGGAAGGGGCTGCTTGTGGAGGTGCTGGCCTATAGCCATCGCGTGAAGGAGGGCGACGATCGGCTTCTGGCATTCCTCAGCGACGCATTCGGCGTGCTGGCGGATATCCATCTGGGACACTCAGTCCAGTACGGCGAACCCCCTCCACACTTTCCGGTCGACCCGGATCGAGCTCTGTGCGCTGTCGCGTTGTTCAATGTGGCCCAGGCTCCGGAGGAAACACATGGCGAATTTTTAGAGGAGCTGAAAACCACGGTCCGAGGCCGAGGTCGGCCGAACATGCTGTTGGTCCTGCTGGATTGCGAAGCCTATGCGCAGATCGACCATGAAAAGCGTCTGAATGAACGGTGTCAGGCCTGGGCTACGCTGGTGAAAGAGTGCGGACTCCAGGCCCTGAGATACCGGGACCCTGCCGGACCGCCGGATGGGGAACTGCAAACCTTGCCGGACTGTTTGTGGCCCGGCGATTTTCGGGGAGCGCGATGAGCGTCAAGAAACAGCAGATCGCCCTCTCCTTGATTTCCCATACGAATATCGGAAAGACCACCCTGGCGAGAACGCTGCTCCGGAAGGATATCGGCCTCGTCGCCGATCGAGCCCATGTCACCCTCGAGAATCAAAAATACATCGTGCTGGAAACGGAGGACGGGGAGTCCCTGCAGTTATGGGACACGCCCGGCTTTCCCAATTGCCAAAAAATCCTCTCGCGGTTACAGGGGGCCAAGAATCCCATCGTTCGGATTCTGACCGAGGTGTGGGACCGCTTTCGTGATCGGCCGTCCTGGTGTGCCCAACAGGCGGTGTTGAATGTCCAGCAAGAGGCGGATGTCGTCCTCTATCTCGTGAATGCGGCCGAAGAACCGAGCATGGCGGGGTATATCGCGCCGGAACTGCAGTTACTCGAATGGATCGGCAAGCCGGTCGTCGTCCTCCTGAATCAAACCGGCCCTCCTAAAGACCGCCAAGATCAGGAACGCCTGGAGCAACCCTGGAAGGACTACTTCGCTCGCTATGGGTTCGTCAGGGGCGTGCACAGCCTCGATGCGTTCAGCCGCTGCTGGGTCCAGGAAGGCATTCTCTTCGAGACCATTCACTCGCTGTTGCCCCCGGATGACCGTCAGCGCATGGCCCGATTGTTTGCCGCGTGGAAGAAGGCGAACCTGACTCTGTTCCATGCGGCAATGGAGCAGTGGGCTGTGCTGGTGTCACGCGCCGCGAGAGCTCGAGTGCTGACCAAGGGTGACGGTTCGTCGATGGATGCGCAGAAACAACGGGCCGTCGATA is a genomic window containing:
- a CDS encoding DUF2868 domain-containing protein, which gives rise to MTPAQLAKVLLVQACEEHDPDHKFILRYERELPRHERFDPQGDKSLEDPARHGEASVIERAEYIIDRLTQKHPALASAFAVLRIKTPVTLLIGCAVIGGFLADPIGPAGQINLLNFPLLTLLLWNAVVYAGVLYDMIVPRPSRDRSQPGLEGLVEWLLGLGVKGRLSRLRSDRAQGSDEQRWIAASLAMYAARLLHGGRELLISHARSLLHAAAAALAIGVIAGLYLRGFSFLYKAGWDSTFMGAKGVHTFLSVLFAPASWLLGTPMPGVEAIVDLQGTARANAAIWIHFWAMTTILFIVLPRTLLAAAAWRRTARLAGAMHLPSNEPYFRRLLNPYRGKGLLVEVLAYSHRVKEGDDRLLAFLSDAFGVLADIHLGHSVQYGEPPPHFPVDPDRALCAVALFNVAQAPEETHGEFLEELKTTVRGRGRPNMLLVLLDCEAYAQIDHEKRLNERCQAWATLVKECGLQALRYRDPAGPPDGELQTLPDCLWPGDFRGAR
- a CDS encoding DUF3482 domain-containing protein, whose product is MSVKKQQIALSLISHTNIGKTTLARTLLRKDIGLVADRAHVTLENQKYIVLETEDGESLQLWDTPGFPNCQKILSRLQGAKNPIVRILTEVWDRFRDRPSWCAQQAVLNVQQEADVVLYLVNAAEEPSMAGYIAPELQLLEWIGKPVVVLLNQTGPPKDRQDQERLEQPWKDYFARYGFVRGVHSLDAFSRCWVQEGILFETIHSLLPPDDRQRMARLFAAWKKANLTLFHAAMEQWAVLVSRAARARVLTKGDGSSMDAQKQRAVDSLLKDLVNEVGATTKAVIALHGLEGDAIGVIQARMEHVEVLRGGQSRGEATLSGTAIGGIGGALTSGAYAGLHLDAATGGVSMGLFTVAGAVVGGVLGFFGGEAWAERQAGHQQTPVMWSDDYLDLLVQDVIIRYLAVAHFGRGQGQYVADPEDPRFWIDKVKTLVAGQRATLHELWIRLREQELTPGTDKTPTQLAALLTSITLELLWSTYPASKRFLDRST